In Fusarium oxysporum Fo47 chromosome VII, complete sequence, the following proteins share a genomic window:
- a CDS encoding acyl transferase/acyl hydrolase/lysophospholipase: DGGGIRGLSSIIILKEIMRQINRGVPADRHLQPWQVFDLIGGTSTGGIIAAMLGRLHMSLKECEEAYLKLGEEIFAPKRARWDGRRLVDFVQANEKFDSSILERSIKAIIGKKTGDENSPLKPSETPAEGDCKVFVCSVLERNSEPVFLRSYESGSLADPLSDDFDLWQALRATSAASTFFDAYQRGAKKFVDGGFAYNNPVQRVMIEAVDLWGTDRPALLISIGTGERLGESLGGNLKEVAKGMIKMLTQTERTADDFFSSHHDMVDRGMYFRFNVPGLATIGMEEYKEVDAIDSHTISYLTKGTTGRELSAVVRKIRNIQATGNA; this comes from the exons ATCCATTATTATCCTCAAGGAAATAATGCGGCAGATCAACCGGGGCGTCCCAGCCGATCGGCATCTTCAGCCGTGGCAAGTTTTCGACCTCATCGGAGGCACCAGTACAGGCGG CATCATCGCCGCCATGTTGGGCCGCCTTCACATGAGCCTCAAGGAGTGTGAAGAGGCTTACCTGAAGCTCGGGGAGGAGATATTTGCACCGAAGAGGGCAAGGTGGGATGGTAGGCGACTTGTCGACTTCGTACAGGCCAACGAGAAGTTCGACTCCAGCATCCTCGAGCGTTCTATTAAGGCAATTATCGGGAAGAAAACAGGCGATGAGAATTCGCCACTCAAGCCTTCTGAGACTCCGGCGGAGGGTGACTGCAAAGT CTTCGTATGCTCTGTTCTGGAGCGCAATTCAGAGCCCGTGTTCCTCCGCTCCTACGAGTCCGGCAGCCTCGCCGATCCGCTCTCTGACGATTTTGACCTCTGGCAGGCCCTACGCGCGACGTCAGCGGCTTCCACCTTCTTCGATGCTTATCAGCGCGGCGCGAAGAAGTTTGTCGACGGCGGCTTCGCCTATAACAACCCTGTGCAGCGTGTCATGATTGAGGCCGTGGACTTGTGGGGCACCGATCGTCCCGCCCTCCTTATCAGCATCGGCACCGGCGAGCGGTTGGGCGAGTCGCTCGGCGGGAATTTGAAGGAGGTAGCCAAGGGTATGATCAAAATGTTGACGCAAACCGAGCGCACTGCCGACGATTTCTTCTCGTCCCACCACGACATGGTCGACCGAGGGATGTACTTCCGCTTCAACGTACCCGGACTGGCCACAATTGGTATGGAAGAGTATAAGGAGGTTGATGCCATCGATTCACACACGATTTCATACCTAACCAAGGGCACAACCGGGAGGGAGTTATCGGCCGTCGTGCGCAAGATCAGGAACATCCAAGCCACAGGTAATGCATGA
- a CDS encoding uncharacterized protein (expressed protein) yields MARYRHTQRARSRRSEHRITKERSRRLQLKNERCVVGTLKNSSQSISAGDPGGRVYLHFVNNDLYSLQDSDGSNVRWENVIFKKGFDAQDIDKLVEEVVGKILRQLERQYSVGEI; encoded by the coding sequence GCTCGCTCACGACGCTCAGAGCATAGAATAACCAAAGAGCGCAGTCGTCGACTGCAGTTGAAGAACGAGCGATGTGTAGTTGGCACTCTGAAGAATTCAAGCCAATCAATATCTGCAGGCGATCCCGGCGGACGTGTGTACCTGCACTTTGTGAATAATGACCTATACTCTCTCCAGGATAGTGACGGGAGCAACGTCCGTTGGGAGAACGTCATTTTCAAGAAAGGATTTGATGCTCAGGATATTGACAAACTGGTGGAAGAGGTGGTTGGAAAGATCCTGCGCCAGTTAGAGAGGCAGTATTCTGTAGGCGAAATATAA
- a CDS encoding uncharacterized protein (expressed protein), with translation MCYFDQVVWACGNWRWGKFREQCNKEYRIGETCGLKLVYGRQDETKNCKVCDQVAGKENRIRRTTERMARLHEWKFLASLERCEEEVASLKGEILRLREQHSTHIAGGAAFRLESGNPFEFHTSLGGPFSCPAIPVDLTERQDNLPSTMLFEIYAARRQTRPKDNNNHLLRLSKTSAGVKKHGKTLA, from the coding sequence ATGTGTTACTTCGACCAGGTTGTCTGGGCTTGCGGCAATTGGAGGTGGGGCAAGTTTCGCGAACAATGCAACAAAGAGTACCGCATCGGAGAGACCTGCGGATTGAAGCTTGTATATGGGCGGCAAGACGAAACCAAAAACTGCAAAGTATGCGATCAGGTGGCGGGGAAGGAAAACCGGATTAGAAGGACGACCGAAAGAATGGCTCGGCTTCATGAATGGAAATTTTTGGCCAGCCTTGAAAGATGCGAAGAAGAGGTGGCTTCCCTGAAGGGTGAAATTTTGAGACTGCGCGAGCAACACAGCACACACATCGCTGGAGGAGCCGCCTTCCGCCTTGAGTCCGGAAACCCATTCGAGTTCCATACCAGCCTTGGCGGTCCATTCTCTTGCCCGGCGATTCCTGTCGACCTTACTGAAAGACAAGATAACCTACCATCAACAATGCTCTTCGAAATCTATGCAGCCAGGCGTCAGACGCGACCTAAAGACAACAACAATCATCTATTACGTCTCTCAAAAACCTCAGCTGGAGTCAAAAAGCATGGGAAAACTTTGGCTTAA